The genomic interval TCCATCACTTGCCGCGCCGAATAGCCAGGAACCGTTTGGGGAAGAAATTCCTTCTCTGTCTCTAATCGGGGCGCTAATTGAGGATTCACCTCGGTTTGAGTATATTGACGCACCGAGAGCATTGTTTGTAGCAATAGATTGGCTTTGGCAGTGACTTCTTTTTCTGCGTTGCGATTCAAAATTGCTGAGAATGCGATTCCGCTTAGAAGCACTGCACCCAAAAAGATTGAGAGTAGTAAAATATTGAACTTCCTGCTGAGTTTAAAGTTCTTGAGCATTCCCGTCTCCAGTGTTCCCTTCGTGGATAATACAGATCACTATATCCGCCCCGTCGCTCGTTATATCTGCGACAAAAATAAATTAACCGATATTCCCCAACACCTATGATGATTTCGCGCCGTCTGCTGTTGACTCAGACTTTTTTGCTCGTTGCAGGTTGTGCTGCTTCTCAAACTAACCAGCCTCAATCCTTAGGAAAGTTAGTGATCGGAGCAGTTGCCTATGGTGAAGGGGCGCGTTCTGTAGATCAATACCAGCGCTTTATTTCTTATCTGGAAACCCGAATCAAAACTTTGATTGAACTGGAACCTGCCTACAATGAGGTAAAAGCAGCAGACCAGATTCAACGACAAGCCTGGTCGATCGTATTTGCACCACCTGGCTTAGCTGCGATCGCCGTCTCTAAGGCGAACTACCTTCCCATCTTCCCCCTGGAAGGAGTGGATAATCTCAGTTCAGTTCTGGTTGTACAAAAAAATAGCCCGATCCAGAAATTAAATGATGTGACAGGACAGGTTGTTGCCCTGGGACAGCCCGGCTCTGCTACAGGCTATTATGTGCCGCTCTACA from Kovacikia minuta CCNUW1 carries:
- a CDS encoding phosphate/phosphite/phosphonate ABC transporter substrate-binding protein; this translates as MMISRRLLLTQTFLLVAGCAASQTNQPQSLGKLVIGAVAYGEGARSVDQYQRFISYLETRIKTLIELEPAYNEVKAADQIQRQAWSIVFAPPGLAAIAVSKANYLPIFPLEGVDNLSSVLVVQKNSPIQKLNDVTGQVVALGQPGSATGYYVPLYNLYGTSPAEVRIAPTPKTTLEWLAKGEVAVGALAKDEFERFRAEFSPVEFRILYNSRRIPSGSVLISPEVDRNQQRLIQQAMNEAVPAVAQEVGYIPNTPPPDYKTLISFIEKVKPIEARIEEKPAPLYKAGEQKVPT